A stretch of DNA from Nonlabens ponticola:
TGTGAGGTAGTTTAATTCTGGTGGATATTGATAGAAAATATTCAGCCTAAAATCTTCTGGAGATAATCTAGAGCCACCTAAGTTGTAGATGTTCTTCATCATCAAATCCCAAATAGGCTCGGTAACGTTTGTCAAATTACTCTTCAATAACTTCACTACCAGATTTTGGCCTACCGCTGTAGGTTGGGCGTTTGATGCGTCGTCAACACCGTCGTTAGCATTGACACCATCATTAGCAAATTCACCTACTTGAAATACTTGACCGCCAACGGTGTATTGAAAGGCGACCGCAAGTACCTCATCGTTGCTCAATCGTTGGTTCAATGAGATGTAACCTAGTTGAGTATTTAGTTTATACTCATTGACGTTGAGCTTACGAGCATTTTCTAGAATCGCATAATCAAAGCCTTCATTAACCTGTGCGCTCCCAAATCCTTGCTGTACCGTTGCGATATCCCTAATTGCACTATTCAATATAGTCTCACCACCATTAGTGATAGCTACTGGATTAAAGTCATTATTACGGTTGCTAGGAAAAGAACCCGCAGGAGAATTGATAAATCCAGGTGGTTGATCATCCAACCCGATATTATCCTCGTCAGATTCACCTATATCCTGTATAGCTACCAGATTTCTTACATCTTCCGTACGGTTGCTGCGGTTTGTTACCCATACTTCAGCTCTTGTAATCTGGATATTAGTATTCAAGAAAGGATAGTTCTCTAGCGTCTCATCATAGTTATCCCTAAAGTAATGGGACAAGAAATAATGCCTATTCTCGTCATAATCCAGCGAGAAAAAGTCAAATTCATTGATAGTCGCACCACCAGCGGCGTTTACTGTTCGAGCCTCCGATTGTTGCTCAGAAAATACAGCGGTCACTCGTGTTTTACCAAACTGAAGCTCTGCCTTGACACCAAAGAGACTTTGCGCACCACGTATCAATTGAGAATTGAGCGGCATGGCAACGTTACCTACTTCAATGCTTTGCAGGATGTCATCTTCAGTTGGTGTGTAATCTAGTTTTATCTGGTTTTGAAAGTTAAAATTACTTTCCGTATCATAGTTCGCATTTATGTTAAGTCGCGTACCTACCGTACCTACAAGACTTAAATTAATTTGCTGGTTGAAGTCAAAGGTGAAATTCTCACGATTACGCGGTGAGAAACTAGGGTTGTCTGTCTTATTGTAAAGCAATCCTAAATCTACTTGTACGGATCCTTGTGGGTCAAATGAGATCTCATTACTACCAAAAATGCTGGTAAACAACTCAGAATCTACATAGAAATTAGGCAGCAATCTTTTTTGCGCTTCTTTATCTTCCTCACTTTTTCCTGCAACAGCAGCCGCTTTTTCCCTAAAGTAATCACGTATTTGCTCCTTGATCACGATTTCCTGATACTCCTCACGATTCAATACGTAGGGATATACCAGACTATATTCCTTGAATTTACTAGAGAATATATACCTGTCCAGTACTGGATCATATATGTACAATGTCTTGACACTAGGTGGATCTGGCAATGTTATCTTACCTAATTTAAAACCCGTATCAGTAGAATCTTGTGGAGTGGATTGTGGGTCTTGCGCTTTCGCGAAAGCAAAAACAGCCACACACATAACAACATATAAATACTTGCGTACTTGCTTTAAAGTAAACTGCGTCAAATCCTATAGTTGTTTAAGTGCTTCTTTGATAAGTTGTTCGGTAGTGGCGTCTGACTGAGCCTGAAGGATCTTATCCACGACTTTTTGCGCCTGTTTGCGCTGGTAACCCAACGTCTCTAAGGCAGATAACGCCTCATCCTTGCCTCTATTGCTTGGCAATACAGAAATTTGTGGATCCTCGAGCACTTGTAGAATTTTATCCTTGAGATCCAGAATTACTCGTTGAGCAGTTTTGGCACCTATTCCCTTGACGCTTTGTATTGTGCGCACATCACCATTTGCGATTGCCTGTGCGATCTGCGACGGGTCCAGGCTTGACAACATGGTACGCGCGGTGTTGGCACCAATGCCAGAAACAGAAATTAAAAGCTTGAAAACCTCACGTTCACTTTTTTCTGCAAAACCGAATAATCGCTGCGCATCCTCACGCACCATAAAATAGGTGTACAATTTGATCATCTCACCATCAGGAATCAAACCATAAGTGTGTAGGGAAATTT
This window harbors:
- the ruvA gene encoding Holliday junction branch migration protein RuvA, with the translated sequence MIAQIQGQLIEKNLTDVVIDCHGVGYFVEISLHTYGLIPDGEMIKLYTYFMVREDAQRLFGFAEKSEREVFKLLISVSGIGANTARTMLSSLDPSQIAQAIANGDVRTIQSVKGIGAKTAQRVILDLKDKILQVLEDPQISVLPSNRGKDEALSALETLGYQRKQAQKVVDKILQAQSDATTEQLIKEALKQL